In the Nitrospirales bacterium LBB_01 genome, one interval contains:
- a CDS encoding protein kinase, with translation MALTKIEKLGKYEVKEELGRGSMGVVYRGFDPFLDREVALKVALSDMMQDKHFSQRYSRMFFNEARVAGMLDHPNIVHVYDAGMEGSYSYLVMEYIKGGKTLRDFSRTSNLLPQEKVLAIIFKCCKALDYAHTLGVIHRDIKPGNIMLTKDMEVKLGDFSVAQIIKGDETQVTGFLGSPLYMSPEQVKEEELTNRTDLYSMGVVMFELLTGSPPYSGDNVSSLIYKIITEDPITIRQIKPDIPETIENIIKKALSRNPDDRYQRGLDFAADISHAYRTLKHTGQGIKEQEKFEKLKKLDFFKDFYNSELWEVIKASDWVEFEEEQRIITEGEIDESFYIIVSGEVYVKKGDNVLVKLTHGDCFGEMGYLSKARRTADIISLTQVSLLKVNGSLIDKASVHCQLRFNRVFLRTLIDRLTRTSEKLAKDRQTTSSDTE, from the coding sequence TTGGCACTTACGAAAATAGAGAAGCTTGGTAAATACGAGGTAAAAGAGGAGCTTGGGCGCGGCAGCATGGGTGTTGTCTATCGGGGGTTTGACCCGTTCTTAGACAGAGAGGTCGCTCTAAAAGTGGCTCTTTCCGATATGATGCAAGACAAGCACTTCTCACAAAGATATAGCAGGATGTTTTTTAACGAGGCACGGGTTGCCGGTATGCTTGACCACCCTAACATTGTCCACGTGTATGACGCAGGAATGGAGGGCAGTTACAGCTATCTTGTCATGGAATACATTAAGGGCGGCAAAACTCTGCGCGATTTTTCCAGAACATCTAACCTTCTGCCACAGGAAAAGGTGCTTGCCATAATATTTAAGTGCTGTAAGGCTCTTGATTACGCTCACACACTTGGCGTTATCCACAGAGATATAAAGCCCGGTAACATTATGCTTACAAAGGACATGGAGGTTAAACTTGGTGATTTTAGCGTCGCTCAAATCATTAAAGGCGATGAGACCCAAGTAACAGGCTTTCTCGGCTCCCCGCTATACATGTCCCCCGAGCAGGTCAAAGAAGAAGAGCTGACCAACCGCACTGATTTATACTCAATGGGAGTGGTCATGTTTGAACTTTTAACCGGCTCTCCCCCATACAGCGGCGATAACGTATCAAGCCTTATATATAAAATCATAACCGAAGACCCGATTACTATCAGACAGATTAAACCGGATATCCCCGAGACGATAGAAAATATTATTAAGAAAGCTCTAAGCAGAAACCCAGATGATAGATACCAAAGAGGTCTTGACTTTGCCGCCGATATAAGCCATGCCTACAGAACCCTCAAGCACACAGGACAGGGCATTAAGGAGCAGGAGAAATTTGAAAAACTTAAAAAACTTGATTTCTTTAAGGATTTCTACAACTCTGAGCTGTGGGAGGTGATAAAGGCCTCTGATTGGGTAGAGTTTGAAGAGGAGCAGCGGATAATAACCGAAGGAGAGATAGACGAATCCTTCTACATCATAGTCTCAGGCGAGGTGTATGTTAAAAAAGGTGACAATGTCTTAGTTAAACTTACACACGGGGATTGTTTTGGAGAGATGGGGTATTTGTCAAAAGCCCGCAGAACTGCAGATATTATATCTTTGACACAGGTGTCCTTGCTTAAAGTAAACGGCTCTCTGATTGACAAGGCATCGGTGCACTGTCAACTCAGATTCAACAGGGTTTTTCTTAGGACATTAATAGACCGCCTTACAAGAACAAGCGAAAAACTCGCAAAAGACCGTCAGACAACCTCATCCGACACCGAGTGA
- a CDS encoding transposase, whose translation MKNRRKFGKEYKAKVAIEALKGQRTANEIAQEFDIHVNQVNEWKKHLVEGASTLFNGVQENSQAAYESERERLYSQIGKLQVEVDWLKRACYLRNGK comes from the coding sequence ATGAAAAACAGACGGAAGTTTGGCAAAGAGTACAAAGCAAAAGTAGCAATAGAAGCGCTCAAAGGTCAGAGGACAGCCAATGAGATAGCGCAGGAATTTGATATTCATGTGAACCAGGTGAATGAATGGAAAAAGCATTTAGTAGAAGGGGCGTCAACGTTATTTAATGGAGTGCAAGAAAATTCTCAGGCGGCATATGAATCAGAGCGAGAGCGGTTATATAGTCAAATAGGGAAGTTGCAAGTAGAAGTGGACTGGCTAAAAAGAGCCTGTTACTTGCGCAACGGTAAGTGA
- a CDS encoding ATP-binding protein, giving the protein MTALSEIKLPAKMENLHEFLDRITEAAKGFGIADEKIGDIELACEEVVVNVINYAYVEHEGDISVICTSDGENKFVIEIVDSGIPFNVLEAEAPDLDMSLEDRQIGGLGIFFVKQLMDEVNYQRVDTKNVLTLTVYNQ; this is encoded by the coding sequence GTGACAGCATTATCAGAAATAAAGTTGCCGGCTAAGATGGAAAATCTCCATGAGTTTTTAGACCGGATAACTGAGGCAGCAAAGGGGTTTGGAATAGCTGACGAGAAAATTGGGGACATTGAGCTTGCCTGTGAAGAGGTTGTGGTTAACGTCATAAACTATGCGTATGTGGAGCACGAGGGCGATATTTCTGTAATCTGCACCTCTGACGGAGAAAATAAGTTTGTAATAGAAATAGTTGATTCCGGCATTCCTTTTAACGTTCTTGAGGCAGAGGCGCCTGACCTTGACATGTCACTTGAAGATAGACAAATCGGTGGTCTCGGGATTTTTTTCGTAAAACAACTTATGGATGAGGTCAACTATCAAAGAGTTGACACCAAAAACGTTCTCACTCTGACTGTTTATAACCAGTAA
- a CDS encoding MFS transporter: MSTYMVICIAGLFAIFSTTMAKSPVLPLYAAYLGVGPEGIGIIASISPIAGILCSIPAGILAGRYGSKKMLFVASCIFFTAPLLYLFAANVVYLSAVRFYHGLATAIFIPVAMSVISELHAGRKGELLGMFSSATLAGRFFAPIVGGTIIGLFAAKQHAGFNAVYALCCLSGLITLVFILKLPKDADTPKVPKRTDFINMLTELFSRRAILLTAAVEAAVLFSYGTFETFLPLYFLSRGLSPYKIGVVLSAQIISVALTKPLMGRFSDKYGRVNQIIAGLIFCALCAAAISFVNSFVSGLIVSILFGLCISVVTSATSALIADISSREQLSSSMGVFASVMDVGHTAGPLVSGVVAASFGLSKTFFVSSAVLVAALVMFSFYRRRLAAI; this comes from the coding sequence ATGTCAACATATATGGTTATTTGCATTGCAGGGCTTTTTGCAATATTTAGTACAACAATGGCCAAAAGTCCGGTGTTGCCTCTGTATGCAGCGTATTTGGGAGTGGGGCCTGAGGGAATAGGGATTATAGCCTCAATTTCACCGATAGCCGGCATACTGTGCAGCATTCCGGCAGGGATACTTGCTGGCAGATATGGCAGTAAAAAAATGCTTTTTGTAGCCTCCTGTATTTTTTTTACGGCTCCGCTTTTGTACTTATTTGCAGCAAATGTCGTCTATCTGTCTGCGGTAAGATTTTATCATGGGCTTGCTACGGCTATATTTATCCCTGTAGCTATGTCTGTTATTTCAGAGTTACACGCAGGCAGAAAGGGCGAGCTATTGGGAATGTTTTCGAGCGCTACACTTGCTGGGAGGTTTTTTGCGCCGATAGTGGGAGGCACTATAATTGGCTTATTTGCAGCAAAGCAGCACGCGGGTTTTAATGCAGTCTATGCGCTGTGCTGCCTTAGCGGGTTGATTACACTGGTTTTTATTTTAAAACTCCCTAAGGATGCCGATACTCCTAAAGTGCCCAAACGCACCGATTTTATAAATATGCTGACTGAGCTATTTTCGCGCAGAGCAATACTTCTTACAGCGGCGGTTGAGGCGGCAGTGCTTTTTTCATATGGAACTTTTGAGACGTTTTTACCGTTATATTTTCTAAGCAGAGGTCTTAGCCCGTATAAGATAGGAGTGGTACTGTCAGCCCAGATAATATCAGTGGCTCTGACTAAACCTCTCATGGGTCGTTTCTCCGATAAGTATGGCAGGGTTAATCAGATAATAGCAGGACTTATCTTTTGTGCGTTATGCGCTGCGGCGATTAGTTTTGTAAATAGCTTTGTAAGCGGCTTAATAGTGAGCATACTGTTTGGGCTTTGCATATCGGTTGTGACCTCAGCCACCTCGGCGCTTATAGCGGATATTAGCAGCAGGGAGCAGTTAAGCTCGTCAATGGGTGTGTTTGCCTCAGTGATGGACGTTGGGCACACGGCAGGGCCACTTGTATCGGGAGTAGTGGCTGCGTCTTTTGGTCTAAGCAAGACGTTTTTTGTATCATCGGCGGTGCTTGTTGCCGCTTTGGTTATGTTTAGCTTTTACCGGAGGAGACTGGCTGCTATTTAA
- the argB gene encoding acetylglutamate kinase produces the protein MPHMTLLKTARILVKKHNFTGQGLREAIPYINAFNGKRFVLKIGGSVLNDLSLIPLLIEDVVFLKKVGISVILVHGGARQLSEAMTARNLPVEVKDGLRVTSAEALELAAEVFMEISQAIKTEIETNGYKGAIFGRDSGLVKSTQIDPAAGLGFVGVPESVDVALLSALAKDVIPIVSAITAGVSARDIGFNVNADDVAGIIASAITAEKLILMTDVDGVLDASGQLLSTLTVSQVEELIAQKVIHGGMIPKVQTCLNTLRGGTQKCHIIKGSARSFMDEILTDRGVGTEFIRDKAP, from the coding sequence ATGCCGCATATGACGCTGCTAAAAACGGCAAGGATACTTGTTAAGAAGCACAATTTTACCGGTCAGGGACTGCGTGAAGCAATTCCCTACATAAATGCCTTTAACGGGAAGCGGTTTGTGCTTAAAATAGGCGGCTCTGTTTTAAATGACCTGTCGCTTATACCGTTGTTGATAGAGGACGTCGTGTTTTTGAAAAAAGTAGGGATAAGTGTTATTTTGGTTCATGGCGGGGCGCGTCAGCTTAGTGAGGCGATGACAGCCAGAAATTTACCGGTTGAGGTAAAAGACGGCTTACGGGTGACGTCGGCTGAGGCGCTGGAATTAGCGGCTGAGGTTTTTATGGAGATAAGTCAGGCTATCAAAACAGAGATAGAAACAAACGGCTATAAGGGCGCAATTTTTGGACGGGACTCCGGCCTTGTTAAATCAACACAGATTGATCCAGCCGCAGGGTTAGGGTTTGTCGGCGTTCCGGAGAGCGTTGACGTTGCTTTGCTTAGTGCGCTTGCTAAAGATGTAATCCCTATCGTGTCGGCAATTACAGCGGGGGTTAGCGCGAGGGATATCGGCTTTAACGTAAACGCTGACGATGTAGCCGGCATAATAGCCTCAGCGATAACTGCGGAAAAGCTGATTCTTATGACCGATGTAGATGGCGTGCTTGACGCCTCGGGTCAGCTTCTATCTACTTTGACAGTTAGTCAGGTTGAGGAGCTGATAGCGCAAAAAGTTATCCATGGGGGAATGATCCCTAAAGTTCAAACCTGTCTAAACACACTAAGAGGCGGCACTCAAAAGTGCCACATCATTAAAGGCAGCGCACGCTCTTTCATGGATGAGATTCTCACTGACAGAGGAGTTGGTACGGAATTTATTAGAGATAAAGCTCCTTAG
- a CDS encoding Tim44 domain-containing protein has protein sequence MKKHFAIFLIVMFLTALVIEEAYARAGGGGRSSGGGSRSSASSSSGSRGSRTYSAPKTSQQNTQAVQAQRPVAAAPAPAYATPQRSGFFSSSFGRGLAGGLIGGALGSMLFGSHGYGGGYGGGGYGGGYGGGGGIGLFDIILLLIIGYIIYRVIKSRRRNVHDYETTYMVGNSYESSYEEPHSEKEIMDSVTGLRDIKQIDHNFDEYHFIEAVSSFFIKLQDAWSKRNLEPVKSMMMPEIYVTFNSDVEKMKANGEINKIENISLKQVIITEAWQEKGKDYITVEISANLIDYTTDESGKLIDGDNVNPDRFTEFWTFVRNSNTNDWKFTAIQQQ, from the coding sequence ATGAAGAAACACTTTGCGATATTTCTGATAGTAATGTTTTTAACCGCATTAGTGATTGAAGAGGCGTATGCCCGTGCCGGTGGTGGAGGCAGAAGCAGTGGTGGTGGCAGCCGCAGTTCAGCATCGTCATCCTCAGGCAGCCGCGGCTCAAGAACCTATAGCGCACCAAAGACATCTCAGCAAAATACGCAGGCTGTACAAGCTCAAAGACCTGTAGCGGCAGCTCCTGCACCAGCGTATGCAACGCCTCAGCGCAGCGGGTTTTTTAGCTCCTCGTTTGGACGTGGATTAGCAGGTGGATTAATTGGCGGCGCTTTGGGCAGTATGCTGTTTGGTTCACATGGTTATGGCGGAGGATACGGTGGTGGCGGCTATGGCGGAGGGTACGGAGGAGGCGGTGGAATCGGTCTTTTTGATATTATTCTCCTGCTGATTATTGGTTATATAATCTACAGAGTAATAAAATCACGCCGCAGAAATGTCCACGACTACGAAACAACCTATATGGTAGGTAATAGCTATGAAAGCAGCTACGAGGAACCGCATTCCGAGAAGGAAATTATGGACAGCGTTACAGGACTCCGCGACATAAAACAAATTGATCATAATTTTGACGAATATCATTTTATTGAGGCTGTGTCAAGTTTTTTCATTAAACTTCAGGACGCATGGTCAAAACGCAATCTTGAACCCGTTAAAAGTATGATGATGCCGGAGATTTATGTAACTTTTAACTCTGACGTAGAGAAAATGAAAGCTAACGGCGAAATCAACAAAATTGAAAACATATCCCTCAAACAGGTTATAATTACTGAGGCATGGCAGGAAAAAGGAAAGGATTACATAACGGTAGAGATTTCCGCTAACTTGATTGATTACACAACGGATGAGTCCGGTAAATTAATTGACGGCGATAATGTAAACCCTGACAGATTTACCGAATTCTGGACATTTGTCAGAAACTCTAATACAAACGACTGGAAATTCACGGCTATTCAACAGCAATAA
- the nusA gene encoding transcription termination/antitermination protein NusA, which yields MSKEIRYVIEQISNEKGISRDHLRATIESAMLTAVKRKFVRNENIGLTISPESYELSAFKIKTVVQNVVDPHIEITLADALLLNKNAKLGDEIQDPIDIKDFGRIAAQTAKQVIMQKVREAERDVIYDKFIGKVQTVASGVVQRKEKGMYFINIGKVEAVLPIKDTLPREYLKSGDTIRAYIAAVNPSTKGPQIILSRASANFVAELFKMEVPEINDGIVTIKDLVREPGERTKLAVFSSDHSIDPVGACVGMKGTRVQAIVRELRGERIDIIHWTTDIRVYIAKALTPAEVDRIGINEEDKTAMVVVDDSQLSLAIGKKGQNVKLAMKLTGWDIDIISESRYSKMRLDGTDKDFDEIILEQRHGG from the coding sequence ATGAGCAAGGAAATCCGATACGTAATAGAACAGATAAGCAACGAAAAGGGAATATCACGGGACCACCTAAGAGCCACGATAGAGTCGGCAATGTTGACTGCTGTGAAGCGTAAATTTGTAAGGAATGAAAACATAGGGCTGACCATAAGTCCGGAAAGCTATGAACTGAGCGCATTTAAGATAAAAACCGTAGTACAAAATGTCGTTGATCCCCACATTGAGATAACGCTTGCGGACGCCCTGTTACTTAATAAGAATGCAAAATTGGGCGATGAAATACAAGACCCTATAGACATAAAAGACTTCGGACGAATTGCAGCCCAAACTGCCAAGCAGGTGATAATGCAAAAAGTGCGGGAGGCTGAAAGAGATGTAATCTACGATAAATTCATAGGGAAGGTGCAAACGGTTGCCTCCGGCGTGGTACAAAGAAAAGAAAAAGGGATGTACTTTATAAATATCGGGAAAGTTGAGGCGGTGCTGCCGATAAAAGACACTCTGCCACGAGAGTATCTTAAGTCAGGGGATACGATAAGAGCCTATATTGCTGCCGTTAATCCCTCAACAAAGGGGCCTCAGATAATACTATCAAGAGCTTCTGCCAACTTTGTGGCAGAGCTTTTCAAGATGGAAGTGCCAGAGATTAACGATGGAATTGTTACTATAAAAGACCTGGTCAGAGAGCCAGGAGAAAGAACAAAACTTGCTGTGTTTTCAAGCGATCACTCAATTGACCCCGTAGGGGCATGTGTTGGAATGAAAGGAACCCGCGTACAGGCCATAGTCAGAGAACTGCGCGGAGAACGCATTGACATAATCCACTGGACTACCGATATACGGGTCTATATAGCCAAGGCGCTGACGCCAGCCGAGGTGGATAGAATCGGTATCAATGAAGAGGATAAAACAGCAATGGTCGTTGTTGATGATTCACAGCTCTCTTTGGCTATCGGCAAAAAAGGGCAAAACGTAAAACTTGCCATGAAACTTACCGGTTGGGACATAGATATTATAAGTGAGTCACGGTACTCAAAAATGCGCCTCGACGGTACAGATAAGGACTTTGACGAAATAATACTTGAACAGAGGCATGGCGGCTAA
- a CDS encoding transposase, whose protein sequence is MLQSNGIRISMDGRGRAMDNIMIERLWRSVKYEEVYIKDYETVDELIKALRSYFDFYNNERPHSTLRGKTPAEVYKSSDFAMAA, encoded by the coding sequence GTGCTTCAGAGCAATGGGATTCGGATAAGTATGGATGGCAGAGGACGGGCTATGGATAATATCATGATTGAGCGGCTGTGGCGCAGTGTCAAGTATGAGGAGGTTTATATAAAAGATTATGAAACTGTTGATGAGTTGATTAAAGCGCTAAGGAGCTATTTTGATTTTTATAACAATGAGCGTCCGCATTCTACGCTTAGAGGCAAAACACCTGCCGAGGTTTATAAAAGCTCTGATTTTGCGATGGCGGCGTAA
- a CDS encoding ribosome maturation factor RimP translates to MQRKLRNLVEEAALRHGVEVVGVEVKGHGRRTLLRLTLDKEGGVTLSDCEKVSREVGVMLDVEDMFPESFTLEVTSPGIDRPLKGRTDFLKNIGKLLNVVTAEKIYNESFFRGRLQSVAENSIILTVDKTMVEIPIDNVSRAKVEIEIK, encoded by the coding sequence ATGCAAAGGAAATTAAGAAACCTCGTTGAGGAGGCGGCACTGAGGCACGGTGTTGAGGTTGTAGGGGTCGAGGTGAAAGGCCACGGGAGGCGTACGCTTTTGAGATTAACGTTGGATAAGGAGGGTGGAGTTACTCTGAGTGATTGTGAGAAAGTAAGCCGTGAGGTTGGTGTGATGCTTGACGTTGAGGACATGTTTCCAGAGTCATTCACTCTTGAGGTGACCTCTCCCGGCATTGACAGACCGCTTAAGGGCAGAACGGATTTCTTAAAAAACATAGGGAAACTTCTTAATGTGGTAACAGCAGAAAAAATATACAATGAGAGTTTCTTCAGGGGACGCCTGCAAAGTGTTGCAGAAAATTCGATAATCCTTACGGTTGATAAGACGATGGTGGAAATCCCCATTGACAACGTATCAAGAGCTAAAGTGGAGATAGAGATAAAATGA
- a CDS encoding formylglycine-generating enzyme family protein, with the protein MRKKCPCCRFEIVMTSQLLCPQCSWDIESDVTLNQTSATVSSDVFDKYNRKLKLATDNWNRLKETLNSSHRKIAELEKKLKKSNAAKSENTFQDGELYTDTITGMEFVFVKGGCFQMGDTFGDGFSDELPVHEVCVDDFYIGKYPVTQEQWKSITGGNPSRFQDVENLPVEQVSWEDVQDFIKELCAKSGANYRLPTEAEWEFACRGGGLKERYSVGNFPDNAAWYDATSGRKTQPVGTKNPNSLGIYDMSGNVWEWVLDVYAKDAYRKHGRNNPVHHGPVRSRVMRGGSWYDSVKSVRCTNRYYANPGFRFIDIGFRLVFKVN; encoded by the coding sequence ATGAGAAAAAAATGTCCGTGCTGCAGGTTTGAAATTGTTATGACGTCGCAGCTGTTGTGTCCGCAATGCAGCTGGGATATAGAGTCTGACGTAACTTTAAATCAGACGTCTGCGACAGTTTCCTCAGATGTATTTGATAAGTACAACAGGAAACTTAAATTGGCAACTGACAACTGGAACAGGCTTAAGGAAACTCTAAACAGCAGTCACAGAAAGATAGCAGAGCTTGAGAAAAAACTTAAGAAATCTAATGCAGCAAAATCGGAAAATACGTTTCAAGACGGAGAGCTATACACCGACACAATTACCGGCATGGAATTTGTCTTTGTAAAGGGCGGGTGTTTTCAGATGGGAGACACTTTTGGCGATGGATTTTCAGATGAGCTGCCGGTGCATGAGGTTTGTGTGGACGATTTTTATATTGGTAAGTATCCTGTAACTCAGGAGCAGTGGAAAAGCATAACTGGAGGCAATCCATCGCGTTTTCAGGATGTGGAGAATCTGCCGGTTGAGCAGGTCAGTTGGGAGGATGTGCAGGATTTTATAAAAGAGCTCTGTGCTAAGAGCGGCGCTAACTATCGTTTACCTACTGAGGCCGAGTGGGAGTTTGCCTGTAGAGGCGGGGGGTTAAAGGAAAGATACTCAGTCGGTAATTTTCCTGACAACGCGGCGTGGTATGATGCGACGTCGGGCAGGAAAACTCAGCCTGTCGGCACAAAAAATCCAAACAGTCTGGGGATTTATGATATGAGCGGTAATGTGTGGGAGTGGGTTTTGGATGTTTACGCAAAGGACGCTTACAGAAAGCATGGGCGCAATAATCCGGTTCATCACGGCCCCGTTCGTAGCAGGGTGATGCGCGGCGGCAGCTGGTACGACTCCGTAAAAAGTGTCCGATGCACTAACCGATATTATGCTAACCCGGGTTTTAGGTTCATTGATATAGGTTTCAGGCTCGTTTTCAAAGTAAATTAA
- a CDS encoding prepilin peptidase gives MFPYVVVLTFGLVVGSFLNVCIHRLPLEKSIVTPPSSCPHCHTRIKPWDNIPVLSYMILLGKCRHCRERIPIRYPLVELLNGLLYVLTFYKFGLTPHSIFYMVFVSSLVVIIFIDFDHMIIPDVITIPGAIAGLIAGAFILPDVFNTTEKLGIVSSLIGLAVGFGVFYAIAFLGEKILKKEAMGGGDIKLMAMTGAILGWKAVLMAMFAGSFIGSIYGISVMIIKGKHWQSRIPFGPFLAIGTLLSLYFGKELLYLYLHAGRR, from the coding sequence TTGTTTCCATATGTTGTAGTTTTGACCTTTGGGCTTGTTGTCGGCTCATTCCTAAATGTCTGCATTCACAGGCTGCCGCTTGAAAAATCCATAGTAACTCCTCCCTCATCGTGCCCACACTGTCACACCCGCATTAAGCCCTGGGATAACATCCCTGTGCTAAGTTATATGATACTTCTTGGCAAATGTAGGCATTGCAGGGAACGAATCCCGATAAGGTATCCGTTAGTTGAGCTTTTAAATGGGCTGCTGTATGTGTTGACATTTTACAAATTTGGACTGACTCCGCATTCAATATTTTACATGGTATTTGTGTCATCTTTGGTAGTAATCATTTTTATTGATTTTGACCACATGATTATCCCCGATGTTATAACAATACCGGGAGCGATAGCAGGTCTCATTGCGGGCGCTTTCATACTTCCCGATGTATTTAACACAACCGAAAAACTTGGCATTGTAAGCTCATTAATTGGATTAGCCGTAGGATTTGGGGTTTTTTATGCGATAGCGTTTTTAGGTGAGAAGATATTAAAAAAGGAGGCAATGGGAGGAGGCGACATTAAACTAATGGCAATGACTGGCGCAATTTTAGGCTGGAAAGCAGTGCTTATGGCGATGTTTGCCGGCAGTTTTATAGGCTCAATTTATGGCATCTCCGTGATGATTATAAAGGGCAAACACTGGCAGTCAAGGATTCCTTTTGGCCCATTTTTAGCAATCGGAACGCTTCTTAGCCTGTATTTTGGAAAGGAACTGCTGTATTTGTATCTACATGCAGGACGGCGGTAG
- a CDS encoding STAS domain-containing protein has protein sequence MDVTADKINGLDVISISGRMDATSASGFDEKMKEVLAKNPAKVVVSLKGLEYVSSAGLRSFLAAAKEIKKCEGKLVFIEPTEQVLKVLKMSGMTTVLKICNSMDEALKEL, from the coding sequence GTGGATGTAACAGCAGATAAAATAAACGGATTGGATGTGATTTCTATAAGTGGCCGGATGGATGCAACGAGTGCGTCCGGTTTTGACGAAAAGATGAAAGAGGTTTTAGCTAAGAATCCTGCTAAAGTTGTGGTTTCACTGAAAGGGCTTGAGTACGTAAGCAGTGCCGGTTTAAGGAGTTTTCTTGCCGCTGCCAAAGAGATAAAAAAGTGTGAGGGTAAACTTGTCTTTATAGAGCCCACAGAACAGGTTTTAAAAGTGTTGAAAATGTCCGGCATGACTACCGTGCTGAAAATTTGCAACTCAATGGACGAAGCACTGAAAGAGTTGTAA